One window of the Ideonella sp. WA131b genome contains the following:
- a CDS encoding ureidoglycolate lyase, translating into MITLTARPLTAAAMAPFGSLVEVAPGGDAVNGGSSMRHEAVPALDLQRDGGRAVLAVYQAQARRFPFEARALERHRFSDQVFLPLGGARRCVLLLAPAAVAQPRPQDCVALLSNGLQGLRIAAGTWHHGLLALDDGPWAVLERRGAGTDCDEVMLEEALSLLL; encoded by the coding sequence ATGATCACGCTGACGGCCCGGCCGCTGACGGCGGCGGCGATGGCGCCGTTCGGTTCGCTCGTCGAGGTGGCCCCGGGCGGCGATGCCGTCAACGGGGGCAGTTCGATGCGCCACGAGGCCGTGCCGGCGCTGGACTTGCAACGCGACGGTGGCCGCGCCGTCCTGGCCGTCTACCAGGCCCAGGCTCGCCGCTTCCCCTTCGAGGCCCGTGCGCTGGAGCGGCACCGCTTCTCGGACCAGGTGTTCCTGCCCCTGGGTGGAGCGCGCCGTTGCGTGCTGCTGCTCGCGCCGGCGGCGGTGGCGCAACCGCGCCCCCAGGACTGCGTGGCACTGCTCAGCAACGGCCTGCAAGGCCTGCGCATCGCCGCCGGCACCTGGCACCACGGCCTGCTGGCCTTGGACGACGGGCCCTGGGCGGTGCTGGAGCGGCGCGGTGCCGGCACAGACTGTGATGAAGTGATGCTGGAGGAAGCACTGAGCTTGTTGCTCTAG
- a CDS encoding Zn-dependent hydrolase — translation MNAPDPALSAQVATALPRIDADRLWTSLMTLAAIGATPKGGVCRLALSELDRQARDLFVDWAQEAGCTVRVDAIGNLFARRAGTEPGLPAVATGSHIDTQPTGGKFDGNYGVLAGLEVLRTLNDHGVRTRSPLELCVWTNEEGTRFVPVLMGSGVYAGAFSLAHALNASDREGVRVGDALAAIGYAGTEPAALADGAPRFGAFFEAHIEQGPVLEDAGDVIGVVTGALGQRWYDVVVTGLEAHAGPTPMDLRRDALQAALPLMQAVDAIARAEAPHARGTVGWVQVFPNSRNTIPGRVSFTVDLRHTDDAGLARMDAALRAAVAAAQAAGRVTVSVEPVVQFPPAPFDPALVSRVRAAAARHGMPHRDIVSGAAHDAVYVARTAPTAMIFVPCKDGISHNEVEDARPEHLAAGCQVLLEALLETAGRAA, via the coding sequence ATGAACGCCCCCGACCCTGCCCTGTCTGCCCAGGTGGCCACCGCCCTGCCCCGCATCGACGCCGACCGCCTCTGGACGAGCCTGATGACGCTGGCCGCCATCGGCGCCACGCCCAAGGGCGGCGTGTGCCGGCTGGCACTGAGCGAGCTCGACCGCCAGGCGCGCGACCTGTTCGTGGACTGGGCGCAGGAGGCCGGCTGCACCGTGCGCGTCGATGCCATTGGCAACCTCTTCGCCCGCCGCGCCGGCACCGAACCGGGCCTGCCCGCCGTGGCCACCGGCAGCCACATCGACACCCAGCCCACCGGCGGCAAGTTCGACGGCAACTACGGCGTGCTGGCCGGGCTGGAGGTGCTGCGCACGCTGAACGACCATGGCGTGCGCACGCGTTCGCCGCTGGAGCTGTGCGTGTGGACCAACGAGGAGGGCACGCGCTTCGTGCCGGTGTTGATGGGCTCGGGCGTGTATGCGGGCGCCTTCAGCCTGGCGCACGCGCTGAACGCGAGCGACCGCGAGGGCGTGCGCGTGGGCGATGCGCTGGCCGCCATCGGCTATGCCGGCACCGAGCCGGCCGCGCTGGCCGACGGCGCGCCACGTTTCGGCGCCTTCTTCGAGGCCCACATCGAGCAGGGCCCGGTGCTGGAGGACGCGGGTGACGTGATCGGCGTCGTCACCGGCGCTTTGGGCCAGCGCTGGTACGACGTGGTCGTGACCGGCCTGGAGGCGCACGCCGGGCCGACGCCGATGGACCTGCGGCGCGACGCGCTGCAGGCGGCGCTGCCGCTGATGCAGGCGGTCGATGCCATCGCGCGCGCCGAGGCGCCGCACGCGCGCGGCACGGTGGGCTGGGTGCAGGTGTTCCCAAACTCGCGCAACACCATCCCGGGGCGCGTGAGCTTCACGGTCGACCTGCGCCACACCGACGACGCCGGCCTGGCCCGCATGGATGCCGCGCTGCGCGCAGCCGTGGCCGCGGCGCAGGCGGCCGGGCGCGTGACCGTGAGCGTGGAGCCGGTGGTGCAGTTTCCGCCTGCGCCCTTCGATCCGGCGTTGGTATCGCGGGTGCGGGCCGCGGCGGCGCGCCACGGGATGCCGCACCGCGACATCGTCAGCGGCGCGGCCCACGACGCCGTCTACGTGGCGCGCACAGCGCCCACGGCAATGATCTTCGTGCCCTGCAAGGACGGCATCTCGCACAACGAGGTCGAGGACGCCCGCCCCGAGCACCTGGCCGCGGGCTGCCAGGTGCTGCTGGAGGCGCTGCTCGAGACGGCGGGACGGGCGGCATGA